In the Mytilus galloprovincialis chromosome 10, xbMytGall1.hap1.1, whole genome shotgun sequence genome, one interval contains:
- the LOC143048768 gene encoding uncharacterized protein LOC143048768 gives MLLIDGTEDDIRQSWSDIDTCLQKRKRDDSLPNRKAGAHKQPAVCRQQTTSPSTSFREETLAGKPVTEQTGEQSWSTPESATEPDPEQIPEQTSEQQRVEEIHKPITGRSREVFKSYT, from the exons ATGTTGTTAATCGACGGTACAGAAGATGATATCAGACAGAGCTGGTCTGACATAGATACTTGTTTACAAAAACGAAAACGGGACGATTCCTTACCAAACAGAAAAG CAGGGGCCCACAAACAACCTGCAGTCTGTAGGCAGCAGACAACCTCTCCATCCACGAGTTTCAGGGAAGAAACCTTGGCAGGGAAACCAGTAACAGAACAGACAGGAGAACAGTCATGGTCAACGCCAGAATCAGCGACAGAACCAGACCCAGAACAAATTCCAGAACAAACCTCAGAACAACAAAGGGTTGAAGAAATCCACAAACCGATAACGGGTAGGTCAAGAGAAGTCTTTAAGTCATATACATAA